In Cryptococcus decagattii chromosome 11, complete sequence, one DNA window encodes the following:
- a CDS encoding urea carboxylase, giving the protein MASGKPPKLLIANRGEIALRIMRSAKTLSIPTVSIYTLADASSPHVFEAEESYPIGDGNDPRGYLNIDGIVEIIQKSRSTMVAPGYGFLSENAAFATAVEALGVTFLGPTPTQMTSMGLKHEARAVAIKAGVPVVPGSEGAVNTLENAVKIAGDIGYPILVKASGGGGGMGMQICRDEQDLIDNFDATKAKGQNLFKDPTVFIEKFIIHARHVEVQIFGNGEGHVVHMGERECSVQRRHQKVIEEAPCALLGSDMGKDVRKRMCEAAVKLGELMNYRSAGTVEFVLDVDSPHYDFYFLELNARIQVEHAITEATHPGLDLIALMIRQGLSPNHSLPPSALRQEDYIHFEGHSIEARIYCENPKANFKPCPGQLHEVAWADVGKKGRIDTWVKSGTTVTPHYDPMIAKVVVYGETREEAIHQMLKVLDASKIIGPTTNLDYCKTILRTDAFRDGLIHTTFLDTFPYSPSAIEVLAPGFSTTIQDLPGRFVGLGIPRGGAADMLALQAANILVGNDKTTEGLEMTMMGAKLLFHVSAIVAITGCETYVTLDEENVEMWSSLGIKAGQTLRIGNAKSSGLRSYLAVRGGFHNVSSFEGSKSTFTGAALGGYQGRALLQTDLLTITPFSLDYHKPQAWPSIPKYGNVWGVNVCQGPQWDEEFISSEGMKTLLESQWKVTPASNRSGLRLEGPRVKWARKDGGEGGGHPSNVIDQGYPFATLNMNGDTPVLFGVDAPDMGGFSCVLTVSVADLWKLGQIRPGDTVKFEMIDPTESEYLLSRQQQWLNTLKSPSEWVPSCAAQRSSSIPSTSILHQDRKPDGSDVLLRTAGDRFILYEVGAMALDLSNRVRVELWDRAMRAANIKGVINYNVAVRSAMVQFDPTIISRNELLRIMVEKDKKLENTEDVQLDITTWKFPVVVDDRWCREAVEFYMKTARKEAVYLPSNVEYMAKNNGLPSTAVFDALTKTPWLVLARGFFVMLPFIILDPRHRLVAQKYNPSRTRTPEGAVGLAGVIGAIYPIESAGGYQLLGRTLTPWNAWAEKKCLLDNFDEIEFYPVSEDEFVELERSYKAGSLKPESTKGTFTISKYLKFMASHEKEVEEFKKKQREASEILTEKEEALFAQYAAENEKLAAAGHHKAEGVNEGLPIASPLPASVYKILINLGDTIKSDEQNLVELEAMKTSVLVPAGEGMSGKRVVGVRVVEGDFVNPGDALVYLE; this is encoded by the exons ATGGCCTCCGGTAAACCACCCAAGCTCCTCATCGCTAATCGCGGCGAGATCGCCCTCCGCATCATGCGATCCGCGAAAACCCTCTCCATCCCAACTGTATCCATCTACACCCTCGCTGATGCTTCCTCTCCACACGTCTTTGAGGCAGAAGAATCTTATCCTATAGGGGATGGCAACGATCCTAGGGGCTATCTGAACATAGATGGGATTGTGGAGATTATACAGAAGTCAAGATCAACGATGGTGGCTCCGGGTTATGGCTTCTTGTCTGAGAATGCT GCATTTGCAACCGCTGTTGAAGCTCTAGGTGTCACATTCCTTGGTCCCACACCCACGCAAATGACATCAATGGGCCTCAAACACGAAGCGCGGGCAGTGGCCATTAAAGCTGGTGTTCCCGTCGTGCCCGGTTCGGAAGGAGCAGTTAACACCTTAGAGAATGCAGTCAAGATAGCAGGAGATATTGGATACCCTATTTTGGTTAAAGCTTCAGGCGGTGGAGGGGGTATGGGCATGCAAATCTGTAGAG ATGAACAGGACTTGATTGATAACTTTGACGCGACGAAAGCAAAAGGTCAAAACCTCTTCAAGGACCCCACCGTATTTATTGAAAAATTTATAATCCACGCAAGACATGTAGAAGTTCAAATCTTTGGAAATGGGGAGGGACATGTAGTTCATATGGGAGAGAGGGAGTGTTCGGTGCAGAGACGACATCAAAAAGTGATTGAAGAAGCACCCTGTGCTCTGTTGGGATCTGATATGGGTAAAG ATGTTCGAAAGCGCATGTGCGAAGCAGCCGTCAAGCTTGGAGAGTTGATGAACTATCGCTCGGCAGGTACAGTGGAGTTCGTTCTCGATGTCGACTCTCCTCACTATGATTTCTACTTCTTGGAACTGAACGCTCGTATCCA AGTCGAGCATGCAATCACCGAAGCCACCCACCCTGGTCTCGATCTCATTGCACTCATGATCCGCCAAGGCCTCTCCCCCAACCACTCCTTACCACCTTCCGCCCTTCGACAAGAAGATTATATACATTTTGAAGGCCACTCTATTGAGGCAAGGATATATTGTGAGAATCCGAAAGCGAATTTCAAGCCTTGTCCGGGACAATTACATGAGGTAGCTTGGGCAGACgtgggaaagaagggacGCATCGATACTTGGGTCAAA TCTGGGACTACCGTGACACCTCATTATGACCCCATGATAGCCAAGGTTGTAGTATATGGCGAAACACGAGAAGAAGCTATTCATCAAATGTTAAAAGTACTCGACGCCTCAAAAATCATCGGCCCTACTACAAACCTTGACTATTGCAAGACTATCCTTCGTACAGACG CTTTCAGAGATGGTTTGATTCATACTACGTTCCTCGACACCTTTCCTTATTCCCCTTCGGCGATTGAAGTCCTTGCCCCCGGTTTTTCCACCACAATACAAGATTTACCAGGTCGTTTTGTTGGCCTCGGTATCCCCCGCGGAGGCGCGGCCGATATGCTCGCATTACAAGCAGCCAATATTCTAGTTGGTAACGACAAAACCACTGAAGGGTTGGAGATGACAATGATGGGTGCAAAACTGCTCTTCCACGTCAGTGCGATAGTGGCGATAACGGGATGTGAGACATATGTGACACTCGATGAGGAAAACGTTGAGATGTGGAGCAGCCTGGGGATTAAAGCTGGGCAGACGTTGCGTATCGGTAATGCT AAATCTTCTGGGTTAAGGTCATATTTGGCGGTACGAGGCGGATTTCACAACGTATCTTCTTTTGAAGGTTCCAAATCCACATTCACGGGTGCTGCGCTCGGCGGATATCAAGGCCGCGCCCTGCTCCAGACCGACCTCTTAACCATCactcctttctctcttgaTTATCATAAGCCCCAAGCTTGGCCGTCAATTCCCAAGTATGGCAACGTCTGGGGAGTAAACGTTTGCCAGGGACCTCAGTGGGACGAAGAGTTCATTTCTTCCGAAGGGATGAAGACACTTCTGGAGAGTCAGTGGAAAGTCACACCAGCGTCGAATCGGTCTGGATTGAGATTGGAGGGGCCGAGAGTGAAGTGGGCGAGGAAAGATGGAGGTGAAGGTGGAGGTCATCCGAGTAATGTTATCGACCAAG GGTATCCCTTTGCTACCTTGAATATGAATGGAGATACGCCTGTGCTGTTTGGTGTTGATGCTCCTGATATGGGAGGATTTTCATGTGTTTTA ACGGTGTCTGTAGCAGACTTGTGGAAACTAGGACAAATTCGTCCTGGCGATACGGTCAAGTTTGAGATGATCGATCCCACCGAAAGCGAATATCTGCTCTCCCGTCAACAGCAGTGGCTAAACACTCTGAAATCTCCCAGTGAATGGGTTCCTTCCTGTGCCGCCCAGCGCTCCTCCTCGATCCCGTCAAcatccatccttcatcaaGACCGAAAGCCGGATGGATCGGACGTTTTATTGCGAACGGCGGGAGACAGGTTTATCTTGTACGAAGTCGGCGCAATGGCACTCGATCTTTCTAACCGTGTTCGAGTTGAACTATGGGACCGTGCAATGAGAGCCGCCAATATTAAGGGCGTGATCAATTACAATGTTGCAGTCCGCTCCGCAATGGTTCAATTTGACCCTACCATCATTTCTAGGAATGAGCTTTTGAGGATCATGGTcgagaaggacaagaaacTGGAGAATACTGAGGATGTGCAGCTTGACATAACAACATGGAAGTTTCCAGTAGTCGTCGACGATAGGTGGTGTAGAGAAGCCGTAGAGTTTTACATGAAGACTGCAAGGAAAGAAGCCGTGTATCTGCCAAGCAATGTT GAATACATGGCAAAGAACAATGGCCTTCCTTCAACCGCCGTGTTTGACGCCCTTACTAAAACCCCTTGGCTTGTTCTTGCTCGAGGTTTCTTTGTTATGTTGCCTTTCATCATT CTCGATCCTCGACATCGGCTCGTAGCACAGAAGTACAATCCATCTCGAACTCGAACACCTGAAGGGGCTGTCGGTTTAGCAGGTGTCATCGGAGC CATCTATCCCATTGAGTCTGCCGGTGGCTATCAGCTTTTGGGCCGTACCTTAACACCATGGAATGCATGggcggagaagaagtgTCTGCTGGATAATTTTGACGAAATTGAGTTTTATCCAGTTTCTGAGGACGAATTTGTGGAG ctcGAAAGGTCATATAAAGCTGGCTCCCTGAAGCCGGAGAGTACAAAAGGTACTTTCACAATTTCGAAATATTTGAAGTTTATGGCATCACatgagaaggaagtggaagagtTCAAGAAGAAACAAAGGGAGGCGAGTGAAATTTTGACGGAGAA AGAGGAGGCACTGTTCGCCCAATATGCTGCAGAGAACGAGAAGCTAGCCGCGGCTGGCCATCATAAAGCTGAAGGCGTCAACGAGGGTCTGCCCATCGCTTCGCCTCTACCCGCTAGCGTGTATAAGATACTCATCAACCTCGGAGATACAATCAAATCTGACGAGCAGAATCTAGTAGAGCTGGAAGCAATGAAGACCTCC GTGTTAGTCCCTGCTGGAGAGGGTATGAGCGGTAAACGAGTTGTTGGTGTGCGCGTTGTTGAAGGAGATTTCGTGAATCCGGGAGACGCATTGGTGTATCTTGAGTGA
- a CDS encoding autophagy protein 5, producing the protein MASPNPVQSTTTLFRRLTWQSAVTISIRLADSEPGAGNACDRYYIKAPRYSYLPFFIPEIRENLVELALDDAQLEQIDEKNWWFEEELPEDKQGFVPQGACRWHWPIDLVDIHSFIQRPQPLPSSSELSATPRVISLLLHLSNPPQDRLLMPNSIEVCKSQWLNQMKEADFVRWRNTNRVTNLRRVDLEAGWDGILNNDFDLYTQMANKIVPLPLLATSNSTQPSRPPSTDPSGPTRAPDSSYATRAVPFKIYLPDNAPVIQEIVPPISESGKPTTLLAVLQTHLPLLFPTSFKDPYERAFPIAQGILVPQEAEVAWIASCLCGADGWVRVGVCLSVT; encoded by the exons ATGGCCTCTCCAAACCCCGTCCAGTCGACAACCACTCTCTTTCGTCGGCTTACTTGGCAGTCCGCTGTTACTATATCTATACGGCTCGCAGACAGTGAGCCAGGCGCAGGCAATGCGTGTGACAGGTATTAT ATCAAAGCACCGAGATACTCTTACCTACCATTTTTCATCCCCGAAATACGAGAAAACTTAGTCGAACTTGCCCTGGATGACGCACAACTAGAGCAAATAGACGAAAAGAACTGGTGGTTTGAGGAGGAACTACCAGAAGACAAGCAAGGTTTTGTGCCGCAGGGCGCTTGTAGATG GCATTGGCCTATAGATCTCGTTGATATCCACTCATTTATCCAGCGGccccaacctcttccttcatcatccgaATTGTCAGCGACTCCCCGCGTGATTagcctccttctccacctctcaAATCCTCCGCAAGACCGTCTGTTAATGCCCAACTCAATAGAAGTGTGCAAATCGCAATGGCTGAATCAAATGAAAGAGGCAGATTTTGTGAGGTGGCGGAATACCAATCGAGTGACAAATTTGAGGAGGGTTGATCTGGAAGCAGGATGGGATGGGATTCTCAATA ACGACTTTGACCTGTACACCCAAATGGCGAATAAAATCGTGCCCCTTCCCCTGCTGGCCACTTCCAACTCGACGCAACCATCGCGACCACCATCCACCGACCCTTCGGGTCCTACGCGAGCTCCTGATTCATCCTACGCTACAAGAGCAGTCCCGTTCAAGATCTATCTTCCTGATAATGCTCCTGTTATACAAGAGATCGTCCCGCCAATTTCTGAATCTG GTAAACCCACAACTCTCCTTGCAGTTCTGCAGACTCATCTCCCACTTCTTTTCCCTACTTCATTCAAAGACCCTTACGAACGTGCATTTCCCATTGCACAGGGGATATTAGTACCGCAAGAGGCAGAGGTGGCTTGGATTGCGAGCTGTTTGTGTGGAGCTGATGGTTGGGTCAGAGTTGGGGTGTGTCTAAGTGTTACTTAA